The Legionella spiritensis DNA segment TTCTTTTTGGGAATTGCCAAGAATTTTTTTAACAATAAATAGGTCGGCCTTGCTGAAAAATGATAATGCCATAATATATATTCTCATTAAATTTTAAAATATTTTAACATATAGTTTAAATATTGGTCAATCATGGTGGCGCCAGTTTTTGAGAACCTGCCGGGAATCGCCCAATATATTGGCGGTAGTCTAACTCTCACAGATTTTGGACTGGTGTTAATACATAAACTAAAAGCACCCAAAAGCCCTGCCATTATCTTTCCAAAAGGCGAGCCTTCCGGAGTTTAATATGCCGACTGCAATAAGATAATAAAGCGATCACGATTGATGCTGCCGCCACCGATACATTTAAGCTTTCAACCAATTCCACCGGTTGATCCGGCATAGTGAGTAAGTAACAATTGTTCTATAATGTAAAAAGAAATTATGGAGTTTTATATTAAAGGCAAAAAGGATTGCGCGTGACAGGGTAATCTCCCCGAAAAATAATAACAATGTTGAATTTATGAGTAATCATGAACAAACATAGTGAGCTAATTGATTGTTACTTAAACTGGTATCGCACCCAAAAAGAGGAATATTGGTGGGCATGGGAGGAAGTTGATATAAAACGAAACCCGGATGATTTACCGTTTATTTTTCAACTGATACAAGCTTGTCAAAATGATGAGGAAATTGCCTATGTAGCGGCAGGACCGTTACATGATTTATTTCGCACCCATCATCTAGCTATTAAATCAGCACTGGATATTATGGTCCGAGGTGATATGAACATGCGGAAGGCCATTCAAGCTCTAATCTTTGCAGAGGGTTCTTCAGAGAGAAAAACCCTGAATGAAATTTTAAATAAATATGGCTTACATTATGCAAGTTTATAGAGGCTCTTCCCCAAATACGGGGGCACTAATCAAGAACACAAAACTTTAACCTGATCCTCTCCCGACAATCCAGCATACGACAGTCCTCACCATTGCGACCGGCGAATTTCTCCGGTGCGTTATTCATGGAAGTGGCATCCTGTTCCTGTCAGAAGAACGGTCTGGTTGTTCGCTCAATCCTGAAGACTGAAAAAAACCATAATTTCCTGAGCTGTTCGTAAGAGGCTGCTCTTGGTCAGGTATTTCGTCTAACAGGCGATAAAGACTGGCGGATGCGTAGAGAGCCACGAACGCATTGTCAGGCACAGCGCCACAAGCGGTCAGGGTTGATGAAATGACGAAATCCCATCCTTTCGCCCGTGCCCCAAATCGCTCCAGAAAAGCTTCGGTTATAGCCTCTTGTTCTTCCTCACCCAGAGCCAGACTCTGAATCAGGGGATTGTCGAGAGGATTACCGATACCTTCATCATACGCCTTGTCAAAGACTTGTTGCATCGTCCTTAAATCATCCGAGGAATAATCCTGAAGCCTTGCCTGATAATAATCCCTGGCCCACTCCCGGACAAACTGAGCCACCGTCACCTGGTTTAACGGGCTGTATAAGGGATGGCTGATTAACGCTTGAAACAACCGTCGCTTCACGCCACTAAAACAAGACGGCTTGTCTTTCTCGTTATCGTCGTATTGTTCGCGTATGATGCGGCCGTCTTTTTCCACCTCCCGGCTTTTATCCCAATTATGTGCCCGGTTAAGCAAATGAAGCTGGCGGATAAACAAATCAATACGCTCAGAAACCCCCATGCCCTCTTCCATAGGTGGGCGGCTTTCGTCGCTGGCAGCCAGCCATAAATAGGCAATAAGCGGCAGATATTCCTCAAAGGTGGACCATCGGGTATTGCTGGCCCGGTCAATGTAGACATACGAGGCATTATCCGCCATCCAGCGATTGGGTTTGGACAAATAACGGTAGGCACTGTGGTAATGGTTTTGTAAATAAACGTTATAAATTTGCTGCTCAAGCGCCTCATCCATGTATGCATGGGTCTCTATAAACACCCTCATGTCCTCCCAGTCAAACGGCAACGCATACAATTCACCATCGATATCGATGCTGCTTAACTCCGGGCGCTGCTCGTACAAGTCTCTTAGTTGCTGCTTCAGACTCTCCATGACCGCCGCGGCACCGCCTTCCTCAAGCAATTGCCCTTGATAAGCCTCCTCAATCGCCGAAACGCTTTGCTGCTCCTGAGGCGTTAAACCATGCATCGATGATTCACGGTCCTGGGCCAACTCTCTTAAATCAAACACCGCTTCATGGTCATAAAAATTATGTCGCTCGGCCGCTTCTCGGATGGCGGGGATAGCTAAGAGACGCTGAATCATGTCTTCATGACCCACACTGAAGGCCAGGCGTAACAATTCATTGTGTCGCTGTCCTATCACAAGGCTAACAACTTGCTGTTCATCACGAAATCGCCGACTCCTCACATTCGCAACAACCAGCTCTTTAATGCCAGGAATGTTTAACAACCGCTCCACCGTCGCCAACGTATCAATACCCAGTCCACCCTCAATACTTCGTCGTATCACCTGACGCAAGACATAATAACCATGCAAGGCGCGCAAAACGTCTGGCTCGCCCTCGTCGTTACGAAAATCATAAACGCCGTCCGGATAAGCATCAGAAAAAGCATGCCAATCCTCGTCTAATTGCTGCAGGTAGTCTTGCGTGTAAGTCGTCACATAATCGGTATAATGATTTTCCTGCCAGTGCGATTCGGCATGGGCGTAGACGGATGAAAATTGCAGTAAATAGCGAACAACCGAGGTATGACCTTTTATTGCCGCCTGGCGGAACGCCTCGTAATTCCATGCAGCTACCATCTCAACAATCTGGTCGGGAGCCAGTTCCACCAGACAATGCAGGACATCCAGGTGGCCGTTTTCTGCCGCCAGGCGAAACGCGTAATAATCATCCGCCGCCACCATCATCGCAGCTTGGTCGGGGGCTAGTTCCACCAGCCAAGTAACCATCTCCAGATAACCGTTTTGTGCCGCCACGCTAAACGCATAATAATTATCTTCAGCCACCATCGCCGCAACTTGGTCGGGGGCTAGTTCCACCAGCAGGTTTAGAACATTCAGATGACCATTTTCAGCAGCTCTTTTGAATGCCTGGCAAGATTTTTCTGCCACCATCGCAGCAACCTGGTCAGGCGCCAGTTCCACCAACCGGTTTAGAACGTCAAGGTCACCGTTTTCTGCCGCCCACAAGAACACGGAATTCAATATAAAAACAGCCTCGCCGGGGGACACCCAACTAATCATCGATTTTGCCAGTTCCAGATGGCCATTTTTTACCGCCATGCGGAGTGCATAGATATACGTTCTACTGTCATATTTCCAATTATGAAACTCATTGATGCGAGTAAAGTTCCGAAGCCGTATGGCTGCTTTCGCATGTCCGTATTTTGCAGCCAGACTGAACGCAGGCCGAAGGTTTCTCTTTGTAGCGCCCCAACTATTCGGATTCAGAATCAATTTAACAATGTTGTGATGACCGTTTTTAAACGCCAGTTCGAGTGCGTAATAACTCTTTTTAGCCAACATATCATCTATTATGCCAGGAAACCGTTTTGCAAGTCGGTTTAGAACGTCCAGATGACCATTTTCTGCAGCTTGGCAAAATGCAGAATAGCCCCTGTTATTTCTCAACACCCCTTTATAATCATACATCCCTTCCAGGCGCTGAACTTCATTAAAGGACGCATTGTCCATAAAATCGCCCAGAAAATAGTTTACAAATTTGAGATTGCCATCCATTATCGCCAGGCGGAAAGCAAGATACTCTTCTTTAGGCAGGGTATGTATGACGTCCGGGCAATCTTTACTATAATGCTTCATGAGGTCAACACGCCCGATGAGAGCCGCCCCCCAAAAGGCATCATTAGGAATAATCTCTAAAACATCAGTAGCTATTCGAATCAAGTCCAATAGCGTCCAGTCAGGGTGACTAAGCAAAATACCCACCCAATGCTGTAATTTTTCTTCATTACTTGCCTCAACGAAATTTTCTGTTAAAACATCCATTACATTTTCAATAGTCATCAAACGGAGAGTGCTTTCCTGAATTTGACCACTATATACAGCCTCCCATAAAAATCTGTTGATCATCCATGCTTGCGGATCATTTAAGCGCTCGTTTTCGCTGCGAAACCTCATTCTCAATCCTCTCCATAAATATCAATAAAATGAAGCCATCATATTTATGAAAAATTAAGGCAATATGAACATTATGACGCCATTTACCCACAGTAATTAAAGGTGGGTAGACCAATGAATGAAGAGAAACATATCACTATGTTGCGTATTTTAACCGGTCTCGGTACAGAATATTGCGGGAAGATCGAACAACATGATTACCAGCTTTATTTGGCGATAAACAGTATTGAGCACACTAAAACCAAGGCGCAATCGCCGCAAACCAATGGTATTTGTGATACGCTTCCATAAAACTACTACACTTGAACACAATAACAAGCAAATAGCCTGGAATTTTTTTGATAAATCTCAAAATTCTCATCTTTTAGATATATATAAAGTTCATTCTGAAATACTAGACGAGTTTACTCGTATTTTGCAGACATTTATGACTAAATATGATCTGATTCGTCTTTTAATGCATCGGCCTTTGATTTATGAACAGTTTTGTCTTTATGATGAGGTGGAGAATAAAGAGTATAAAGTTTTAATTCTTCGGCAGCTGTCAGATCAAGTTTGAACTACTACAATTTACATTTAGAGAGATTGTGGTCACAAAACATCGCGATTACTACTCGACTTGTTGATACAGTGACTACACCCATATTGCTCAAAACAGTATATGCAAAAAAGATAAATCCTACCTTATTAATTAGTCACCATTTTAAATTTGAAGATATTATGGATGCTTATGAAACGTTCGGCAATGCAGCTAATACCCATGCGCTAAAAGCAATAATTGACGTAGGATAATGTTGTTTACCAGGGAGTTGGCAAGATAGCTAATCTCCTCGCTATCGTAGAAAGCAACTTAACTTAATTTTGTCTGGATGCGCTTTAGCCGATCGTAAGCATCCTGCGCTATTTCCAAAATTTCCGATTTGTTAACAAGGCCCATGACAGCAAGTGGATCCATAAAAGAAACAAGTACGCTACCATCATTTTCTTCACTAACAACTACGTTGCAAGGTAATAATAACCCGATATTTGGATCTATTTCTAACGCTCGATGTGCTAATTGCGGATTGCAGGCACCGAGAATAATGTATGGTTTTCTTTCAATGCCTAATTTCTTTTTCATGGTTGCTTGTACGTCAATTTCAGTTAAAACTCCAAATCCTTCTGTTTTAAGTGCTTCTGTTACTTCTGCAATGACATTTTTAAATGAGTCGTGTCGTTTAACATTGAAATGATACATAATTTTTTATCTCCATAGTTATGTTCGATTCTCTCAGCCTGAAATCGTTAAACAGCTTGTATATGTAGCTGATTAACAGTAGAAAGGTATTATTCTTTAAATATGCCATTATTTAAAAAATACTCATCAAAAGGAAAAATTGCGTGAATCTACTGCTAAATAAATTAGGTCAATAGCAACACTTATCTTATATTATATACCTCTGCGCCACTGAAAGTATCGTGCAGTGACGTGGGAAAAAACTTTAATGTTACCTAGTAAAATTACGGTTCAGCACATTTTCAAAGACCGGCTTTTTATGTTTGCTATTCGTCGTTAGCTTATATTTTTTTCAAAGTTCTATAACTACAGAAATATATTTGGCGCCTAACCTAAAAGATGTGATTTATTTCTCCTATCCTCGTTTTTTAATCTATGGTAGCAGGAAAAGCGAAGTCCGTAACTCCCGCATGAAAATGTAGCCCGTATGCTGCAAAGCGGAATACGGGTTCTCGCCCAAGTCATCAACACCCAAGTCTATTTTGTACAAACCGCTTTTTTCAACTCTGTGATACCATTCATACAATGATCTAAACAGTCATTCAACCGGGGCATATTATCTTGATAGCGATAACAAGAAGCCTTGCACGTCAACCAAGTATTGGTGATGAATTTTTTTTGTTTTTTCGTCGAACATTCCTGAGCAACCGCAGTCATGACATACAAGCTCAGCAAGATAGCTAATAGCCATTTCATCTCATTCCTCCAAATGTAATTCAACGAACATGCCGACGGCACCACTCCCTGGCTGCTGCATTCGGCTGCGGATCACAAAATAACCGAATCCTGTCTGCACGACTATTGGCTTTAGATTGGGGTTTACGCAGACAGTGCTTGGGTTGGCTTGAGGCAATAAACAAAGGCTTGTTTACCACGGCACCTTTGGCAACACAGACTTTAATATAGGGTTTTTGGGTTGCTTGCCGACACTCAAATCCCTCGTCACAATCAGGCCACTTATTATCATTTTGTACTTGGCAACAACACCCCTCCCCATGACAGTCTTTTGTCTTCTTATCATCTACCTCTTCGTCTTGCGGTTCATCTTGGTAACACCCAGCTGGTTGATTGGAGGCTAGAAATAGGGAAGTATTAGCTGGACTTCCCTTTTTAACGCAAACAGAAATGCGCGGCGGGTCAACCATACCGCGACATTCATACCCTTCACTACAATCCGGCCAAGTGCCCCCGGGTTGCACATTGCAACAACAACCAGCGCCTTCGCAAGGATACGTTTTAGCATAAGAGGTCACAGACAGATTCAATAGGATAAGTCCACTGAGCAGATATGCTAATTTATCCATGTTATTTCCTTATCTTGTCCTTAAACAGCTTAATATCTTGCTGCAGCTGCTTAATCCGATTGTGAAACGTTGCTTTGTCGAAAGGAATGACTCCGCCATTGATATACCAGCTGACGATCTTACCGGCCTTTAAATAAATTTTCTCTTCGGTTATGGCTTGTTCCTTGCCACGATAATAAGTCACATCACGCTGAAAATAGATCAGCTGATTTTGGTCAAAATAAAAAGACTCCACGGCATTGCCTTGCTCACCCATATACTGGATCCAAATTTTTTCAATCCCCTGTTTATTGCGACAGACTTTTAATTCTGACCCTTCGGCTGATAACCCTTCGATTATTTTGCTAGATATCTGACAGGCATCTAATTGTTGATTGATATGATTAACGACGGCATTAACCGACTGTTCAGCCTCCATTTTATTTGCAAAGCCAGAGCTAGAAACGAATGACAACAACAAACCTAAGCCCATCAAAATTTTAATAACCATTATAAATTCCTTTTATCCATTTTCACGCACCACAATGTCATCGGATATGTAAATATTATAGAGCATATTTTACTCAAGAATTGAACTCAAATCCCTTCACGATCTTTTGAATCAATCCCTTTTGTTCTGCTTTAGCCAGAGCAATTGGATTACCCTGAAACATTGCATAAAATACGCGACCAGTTCATAAAAAAAACTCCGGGAAAATTAATGGTATTTAGCATGCTTCGTAAAACGTGTGCTATGCGCAATCGTAAGTTAGCCAACTATCCGTAAAAATGATGGCATTAGTATGATAATTATTATGGTATAATTTCCTTATGAAAAGCATCGTATTATTAATACCCCACTTTCTAGGGCGTGTCCTCATTCTGTTTCGCGAGCTAAAAGTTGGGATAATTTAGCGCAAATTGCAGATTGAATGAGGAGAATAGCCAGCCCTGTTTGACGAATTCAAACTGTAATTTGAGCAAATTAGTACAGGTTTTAGTCGTGAAACAGAATGAGGACACGCCCTAGTAGCCTTGATAAAAATTTTGCGTCCTGGTGGTACTAAGGGCGATGATTGCAGAAAATATGGCATTGCGCCAGCAATTGATCACATTGTCACGTCGCCATAAGCGTACACCAAAATTGTCCTCTTCAGATCGACTTATATTTGGATTTTTAGGCGGATTCATTAAGCAGAATCGTTTATCTAAAATTGCTATTTTGATAAGGCCCGCGACTATTTTAAAATTCTGTAAAGCGACTCAATAGACGAGAACGTTATTTGCAACAACAACCTGTCATTGCTGCTATTTATTACTTTAAACAGCGATTGCATCGGCTACTCATGCGAAAACATCGCACTGCCAAGCAGTGTACGCGCTTAATACCTCTCTTTCTTAAATTGATTGCCAGTCTGAAAGAAAGTCCTTTTCAATCACTAAAAACTCTGGGTAAAACGTTATATCAATGGCGGGAAGAAGTCGTTAGAATGTGGCGGTTTACTAAAAACAACGGCATTACAGAAGGCTTTCATCGAAAGATGAAACTCATTCAACGTCGTGCCTATGGGTTTAGAAATTTTGAAAATTATAGGTTAAGGGTTAAGGTTTTGTGTTCTTGATTAATGCCCCCGGAATTGGGGAAGACCCAAAAAATTCAACAACATGACTTAAAAAAACCCATGACAAGGGTGAGTAGACCAATGAATGAAGAGAAACATATCACTATGTTTCTAGTGATAAAATCATTCTATGAATGATATGAAATCTTCTAAATTACAGCCATATTTCTGATTGGGTATGTCTTCATAGGAGTTATAGTAATTTCTGGTGTATGACAAATTAATGGAGGCGTCTGGAGAGTAGCATTTGATTCTAAAAGGAAAGCTATTGTCCTTGTTGGTGGTGATAAGTCTGGTAGTAGTAAAAAACGATTTTATAAAAGCTTAATTAAAAAAGCTGATGCTGGATTTGATAACCATCTTAACAGTTTAAAGAAATGAAGTGTGACATGCCACGATCCCTTGAAGATAAAATTAAAAGTTTGCCTAAAAAGCGCCAACAAAAAATTCAACAACGAACTAATGATCTGATCGCAGAAAAAATATCTTTGTGTGACATTAGAAAAACATTAAAACAAACTCAAGAAGATTTGGGTAATATTCACGCAACTGCTATGCGGTAATGCAAAAACATCATTATCTAATCGAGACTCTTGCTATCAGAGTATCACAGTAATCACTTTTATCAATTAAACCAATCAAAAAAATAAATTATATTTTTCGTACTGATATCTCTACAATAAATATAGTATTTAAAGGAAATATAGAGCCACATGGAAAAGGAGAAAACTTTATGAATCAAGTTACTGTATTCGCAAAGCTAAAATCTAAAAAAAACAAGCTTGAGCAAACTAAAAAACTTTTATCCAGTTTGATTGAACCAACTAAGATGGAGCAAGGTTGTATTATTTATGATTTACATCAAGATCAGGGAAATCCATTAAACTTTTATTTTTATGAAGTCTGGGAAAATAAAAGCTTACTAAATGCTCATTTAAATTCACCTCATGTCCAGCATCTATTCGATCGTCAAAAAGAATTATTAGATAACGAAATTGAAGTTGGCTTTACTGAAAAAGTTATTCTTGACTAAATAAAAGGAAAGACTATGTTTGAGAAAAATTTATTGTCAGAAAAACGTGTTATTGTCACCGGAGGGTCATCTGGTATAGGTGCAGAAATAGCTAAAGTTTTTGCCGAGTATGGTGCATCACTTTGGATAGCTGGTGGTCGCGATAAGCTTGGATTAACAAACACACTTGAGGTTTGCTCAAATTATGGCGCCAGAGTTGATGGTAATTTATATGACCTATCTAACTCCAAAAGTGCTGAGGATATTATACAGAATGGTGTCGATTATCTAGGAGGAATTGATATTTTAGTTAACGGTGCAGGAACAAGGGATTTAAATAGCTTTACCAATATTGATAATCAAGCAATTGATTTGTTATTTGAAGTCAATGCCAAAGCGCCATTTATCGCGGCAAGAGAAGCTGCAAAGCATATGAAGAAACAAGGCAGTGGCCATATATTGATGATAGGTTCTGAAGCAGCTGAGCATGGAACCCCTAACTTTTCCTTATATAGTGTTACTAAAGCCACTATGCATGCCTTAACAAAAAATCTTGCCATTGAATTAGGACCACATGGATTACAGGTCAACTGTCTAGCTATGGGGCCAATCAAGAGTGGACGAGTTAAAGAGCTTCTTGAAAATGATCCGGAGTTTTACAAGTCCAGGATCAATAAAGTCCCAATAAGAGAATTTGGTGATCCTCACAATATTGCCAAAACAGCCTTGTTCATGGTTTCTCCAGTTAATCATTACATGAATGGTTCAATTGTTTTAGTAGATGGAGGCATTACTTCGCTGTGAATTCACTAAATTTGGCTGTTTAGTTAGATATGATCAAGAGACAGCCGCTTAAAACCAGGAATCCTATTAGATGATTCCGCTTAATAGAGTCATTGGTTTCCTGGTTACAGCTCTATTTTCCTGCTTAATAAGGATATGTGTTACAAATCTGCTACACCTATATTAGGCACTCAAGACCGAAACAATTTAACTTATTGAAAAATATAGTAATTTATATGGTGCGCCTGGAGGGATTCGAACCCCAGACACTTTGGTTCGAAGCCAGGGACTGTAGCCCTGCAATCCTTTAAAATAAAAGCCCTTTCGTTGCATCATAATATCCAATTACGGTCTATTGCTGCTTCAAACGGCCTTGGCCTGCCACAGTTACGTCACAAATACATCACACTGGAGTTGCGCCAATTTCCGTCCTGTTTGTCTAAAACATTTCTATTCTCACCTGATATTAGAATTCGAAATATGGGATAAATAACATTCTTATTGACGTTTATCCGTATATTTAACAATAGAAATGTCAGTTATCCAAGAATAGTGTATACTGACAGTTACTCAATGTAAGGTTTAGCAATGCACCTAAAACGTACTTTAAATCTACCAGGATTGTTGCAGAAGAAATCCTTTTTCTTCTTCGGTCCCCGAGCTACGGGTAAATCCACTTTAATCCATGATAGCTTTAAGCCAAATGAAATAATTTTAATTAATTTACTACGCAGTGACTACTACCTGATGCTCAACAATGCCCCTCACACATTAGAGGACATCATTCAAGGTCAGCCTGGTTGTCAATTAGTTGTAATAGATGAAGTTCAGCGGGTTCCAGAATTATTAAATGAAGTTCATCGGTTAATTGAAGAATTGAAACTTACTTTTTTACTCACAGGTAGCAGCGCCAGAACTCTGAAAAAGCAAGGAATTAATTTACTGGCTGGAAGAGCATGGCAAGCTCATTTATTTCCATTAACTTCTGAAGAAATACCCTCATTTGATCTAAATCGCTATTTAAGATACGGCGGATTACCTGCTGTGTACTTGAGTGATTATCCTGAAGAAGAGCTTAATGCCTATGTGCATACTTACTTAAGAGAAGAAATTCAGGCTGAATCTCTGATACGGAAAATTCCCGCTTTTACTCGTTTTCTACAAGCTGCAGCGCTCTCTTCCGGCCAGATGCTAAATTTTAGTGAAATATCCAGTGATACTGGAATTCCGGTATCGACTATTCGTGAATACTACCATGTTCTTGAAGATACCTTTATTGGCTTTATGGTGCCTGGATGGACTAAATCAGTTAAAAGGAAAGCCATTGCAAAGGCTAAGTTTTATTTATTTGATATCGGTGTGAGAAATGCTTTATCCCAAATTTCAGATATCCCTCCAAAAACAGACGTATTCGGTCAATCTTTTGAACACTTTATCGCTTTAGAAATTCGAGCATGGTTAGATTATTCACGAATCAACAAACAATTATCATATTGGTGCTCAACGCATGGTGCTGAAGTGGACTTTATTATTGGTGATGATATTGCAGTTGAAGTTAAATCGACAGATAAAATTCATGACAAGCATTTAAAGAATTTATATCTGTTAGAAGAAGAAGGTATTTGCAAAAAATATTTTATTATCAGCTTTGATAAAATCAACCGTAAAAAAGAAGCTATTAACATTATTTATTGGAAAGATTTTTTACAACGCTTGTGGCATAATGATATATAAGCCTGTATCAGAACTTTTCATTCTATGTAATATCATACTCATATTTGCTACGGTAATCCCCCCGAAAAATCGGACACTTTGCTAAGCGGCCATTTTAACCTCAAACAATTCGGGTGATTTATATGACCTTTATTCATCAATTCCATCAGGCCAAACCTCGATCATCGATGCTTCCTCTAAACATTTCAATGCATGAGATTGACCTATGATTATCTCAAACCACTCACCAGCATTAATTATTTTTTTTGTTTGCTCAAATTCTACTTCTAACTTTCCACTAACCAGATAGTTGCAAACGGGATTTTGGTGAGTATGTGGGGGAATAATTGCCCCCTTGGGGATTTCAGTAAATGTAATAAATGCCTTGCTAGATGGTTGGTAGAAACTAAACTGCTCCAGGTTTACTTTCTCCATATTCTTTATCATTTCAGGAAACATATGATTTGCTACTGCTAACTCTCGATAGCTTCTCATTGTACACAAAACCAACCTGGAATCCACCACCAAATGGTGGGGTTTTGGGACACATTTCATCATTGTTCAGTTTTCACCTCTGACTAAGATTTTATTATTTTAATAGGGAGTCCATCAAATCAGGTTAAGATCATACATCTTAGGATGTGCCCTTTTAGAAGTCATCTACCGCAGCCTTAAGCTATTTTCTAGTAGGGGAGGTATACTTTCCAAGTGGGTTAATTTTACTAGTGATTACTTTCATATCTTTATGCATAGGGTTAATTACCAAGTTACGCTCTTCTGGCACCATAACAGAAGGAACTGATATAGCGAGAAATGTATTTTGGTTAAATAATTGCTTTTCAGCAAAATCTCGGGTGACATTTATCGCGGGCTCACTGTTCCATCCTTTAGGTAAATCATTCACCGAAAATTTTT contains these protein-coding regions:
- a CDS encoding DUF6869 domain-containing protein; the encoded protein is MNKHSELIDCYLNWYRTQKEEYWWAWEEVDIKRNPDDLPFIFQLIQACQNDEEIAYVAAGPLHDLFRTHHLAIKSALDIMVRGDMNMRKAIQALIFAEGSSERKTLNEILNKYGLHYASL
- a CDS encoding ankyrin repeat domain-containing protein — protein: MRFRSENERLNDPQAWMINRFLWEAVYSGQIQESTLRLMTIENVMDVLTENFVEASNEEKLQHWVGILLSHPDWTLLDLIRIATDVLEIIPNDAFWGAALIGRVDLMKHYSKDCPDVIHTLPKEEYLAFRLAIMDGNLKFVNYFLGDFMDNASFNEVQRLEGMYDYKGVLRNNRGYSAFCQAAENGHLDVLNRLAKRFPGIIDDMLAKKSYYALELAFKNGHHNIVKLILNPNSWGATKRNLRPAFSLAAKYGHAKAAIRLRNFTRINEFHNWKYDSRTYIYALRMAVKNGHLELAKSMISWVSPGEAVFILNSVFLWAAENGDLDVLNRLVELAPDQVAAMVAEKSCQAFKRAAENGHLNVLNLLVELAPDQVAAMVAEDNYYAFSVAAQNGYLEMVTWLVELAPDQAAMMVAADDYYAFRLAAENGHLDVLHCLVELAPDQIVEMVAAWNYEAFRQAAIKGHTSVVRYLLQFSSVYAHAESHWQENHYTDYVTTYTQDYLQQLDEDWHAFSDAYPDGVYDFRNDEGEPDVLRALHGYYVLRQVIRRSIEGGLGIDTLATVERLLNIPGIKELVVANVRSRRFRDEQQVVSLVIGQRHNELLRLAFSVGHEDMIQRLLAIPAIREAAERHNFYDHEAVFDLRELAQDRESSMHGLTPQEQQSVSAIEEAYQGQLLEEGGAAAVMESLKQQLRDLYEQRPELSSIDIDGELYALPFDWEDMRVFIETHAYMDEALEQQIYNVYLQNHYHSAYRYLSKPNRWMADNASYVYIDRASNTRWSTFEEYLPLIAYLWLAASDESRPPMEEGMGVSERIDLFIRQLHLLNRAHNWDKSREVEKDGRIIREQYDDNEKDKPSCFSGVKRRLFQALISHPLYSPLNQVTVAQFVREWARDYYQARLQDYSSDDLRTMQQVFDKAYDEGIGNPLDNPLIQSLALGEEEQEAITEAFLERFGARAKGWDFVISSTLTACGAVPDNAFVALYASASLYRLLDEIPDQEQPLTNSSGNYGFFQSSGLSEQPDRSSDRNRMPLP
- a CDS encoding DUF302 domain-containing protein, whose protein sequence is MYHFNVKRHDSFKNVIAEVTEALKTEGFGVLTEIDVQATMKKKLGIERKPYIILGACNPQLAHRALEIDPNIGLLLPCNVVVSEENDGSVLVSFMDPLAVMGLVNKSEILEIAQDAYDRLKRIQTKLS
- a CDS encoding putative quinol monooxygenase, translated to MNQVTVFAKLKSKKNKLEQTKKLLSSLIEPTKMEQGCIIYDLHQDQGNPLNFYFYEVWENKSLLNAHLNSPHVQHLFDRQKELLDNEIEVGFTEKVILD
- a CDS encoding SDR family NAD(P)-dependent oxidoreductase, which encodes MFEKNLLSEKRVIVTGGSSGIGAEIAKVFAEYGASLWIAGGRDKLGLTNTLEVCSNYGARVDGNLYDLSNSKSAEDIIQNGVDYLGGIDILVNGAGTRDLNSFTNIDNQAIDLLFEVNAKAPFIAAREAAKHMKKQGSGHILMIGSEAAEHGTPNFSLYSVTKATMHALTKNLAIELGPHGLQVNCLAMGPIKSGRVKELLENDPEFYKSRINKVPIREFGDPHNIAKTALFMVSPVNHYMNGSIVLVDGGITSL
- a CDS encoding ATP-binding protein; amino-acid sequence: MHLKRTLNLPGLLQKKSFFFFGPRATGKSTLIHDSFKPNEIILINLLRSDYYLMLNNAPHTLEDIIQGQPGCQLVVIDEVQRVPELLNEVHRLIEELKLTFLLTGSSARTLKKQGINLLAGRAWQAHLFPLTSEEIPSFDLNRYLRYGGLPAVYLSDYPEEELNAYVHTYLREEIQAESLIRKIPAFTRFLQAAALSSGQMLNFSEISSDTGIPVSTIREYYHVLEDTFIGFMVPGWTKSVKRKAIAKAKFYLFDIGVRNALSQISDIPPKTDVFGQSFEHFIALEIRAWLDYSRINKQLSYWCSTHGAEVDFIIGDDIAVEVKSTDKIHDKHLKNLYLLEEEGICKKYFIISFDKINRKKEAINIIYWKDFLQRLWHNDI
- a CDS encoding cupin domain-containing protein; this encodes MRSYRELAVANHMFPEMIKNMEKVNLEQFSFYQPSSKAFITFTEIPKGAIIPPHTHQNPVCNYLVSGKLEVEFEQTKKIINAGEWFEIIIGQSHALKCLEEASMIEVWPDGIDE
- a CDS encoding RES family NAD+ phosphorylase, which translates into the protein MAMWYRAHNTKMIKYVFSGDGGLYVPGRWNHKGRKVVYCSDSIALCTLEWLAHNGLSVSGYSYYKFEIDIPDKLIKKFSVNDLPKGWNSEPAINVTRDFAEKQLFNQNTFLAISVPSVMVPEERNLVINPMHKDMKVITSKINPLGKYTSPTRK